Proteins found in one Campylobacter concisus genomic segment:
- a CDS encoding flagellar basal body P-ring protein FlgI has translation MKKFLSFVAASVIATSAFATQIKELASIVGVRDNQLIGYGLVVGLNGTGDGSTSKFTIQSLSNMLQGVNVKINPDDIKSKNAAAVMVTAKLPAFARHGDKLDVVISSIGDAKSLQGGTLLMTPLKGVDGDIYALAQGALSIGGKSVGRTGGNHPTVGSILNGALVEREVTYDIYNQDSIRLSLKDTNFKTALDIQNAINANISDDTAKAIDPRTVIVKKPDDVSIIELVSAVLDLDVEYKPDEKIVVDERTGTIVSGINAVVSPVVLTHGAITIKIEPNSYDEAAQNDVNIGSDTSVAPSQNLLKISGEKTTVANVTRALNKLGATPSDIISILENLKRVGAIQVDLEII, from the coding sequence ATGAAAAAATTTTTATCTTTTGTAGCAGCTTCAGTGATAGCTACTTCAGCTTTTGCTACGCAGATAAAAGAGCTTGCAAGTATAGTTGGCGTAAGAGATAACCAGCTAATAGGCTATGGTCTAGTTGTCGGACTAAACGGCACAGGTGATGGCTCAACGTCAAAATTTACGATCCAGTCTTTATCAAACATGCTTCAAGGTGTAAACGTAAAGATAAACCCAGATGATATCAAGTCAAAAAACGCAGCTGCTGTTATGGTAACAGCTAAGCTTCCTGCATTTGCAAGGCATGGCGATAAGCTTGATGTCGTGATCTCATCTATCGGCGATGCAAAAAGTTTGCAAGGTGGTACTCTTCTCATGACGCCACTAAAAGGCGTTGATGGTGATATTTATGCTTTGGCTCAGGGTGCTTTAAGTATCGGTGGTAAAAGCGTGGGCAGAACAGGTGGCAACCACCCAACCGTTGGCTCTATCCTAAATGGAGCTTTGGTTGAACGAGAAGTTACTTATGATATTTACAATCAAGATAGTATAAGACTAAGCCTAAAAGATACAAATTTTAAAACCGCTCTTGATATCCAAAATGCTATAAATGCAAATATCTCTGACGATACCGCAAAGGCGATCGATCCAAGAACGGTTATCGTTAAAAAGCCAGATGATGTTAGTATTATCGAGCTTGTAAGTGCTGTGCTTGATCTTGATGTGGAGTATAAGCCAGATGAAAAGATAGTGGTTGATGAAAGAACTGGCACGATAGTAAGTGGCATAAATGCTGTGGTTAGTCCAGTTGTCTTAACACATGGTGCAATCACAATAAAAATAGAGCCAAATAGCTACGATGAAGCAGCGCAAAACGATGTAAATATAGGAAGCGACACATCTGTTGCACCTAGTCAAAATTTACTTAAAATTTCAGGTGAAAAAACAACCGTTGCAAATGTAACAAGAGCTTTAAATAAGCTTGGGGCAACACCAAGCGATATTATATCGATACTTGAAAATTTAAAGCGAGTTGGTGCGATACAAGTTGATTTGGAGATAATATAA
- the rsmD gene encoding 16S rRNA (guanine(966)-N(2))-methyltransferase RsmD yields MKLYTKISSGKFKGKRLELPSLSTTRSTKSIVKESFFNVIRDEIYSLTFIEGFGGSGVMASEAVSNGAREAIAIEKDRAAFKITQSNLASLGVTNLKAINGDTFSVLPDLVNSQSGKVLLYLDPPFDIRAGFDDIYEKLVNLISQLKKEKIYMIVFEHNSDFKFSDEISTYKLVKFKKFGVTSLSYFQ; encoded by the coding sequence GTGAAGCTTTACACTAAAATTTCAAGTGGTAAATTTAAAGGCAAAAGGCTTGAACTACCAAGCCTAAGCACGACTAGAAGCACAAAAAGCATCGTAAAAGAGTCCTTTTTTAACGTCATTAGAGATGAAATTTACTCACTTACATTTATAGAGGGTTTTGGTGGAAGTGGCGTGATGGCAAGCGAGGCCGTTAGCAACGGAGCGCGTGAGGCTATCGCTATAGAAAAAGATAGAGCTGCTTTTAAGATTACGCAAAGCAACCTTGCTAGCCTTGGAGTTACAAATTTAAAAGCGATAAATGGTGATACTTTTTCTGTCTTGCCTGATCTTGTAAATTCTCAAAGTGGTAAAGTCTTGCTCTACCTTGATCCACCGTTTGACATAAGAGCTGGCTTTGATGATATCTACGAAAAGCTTGTAAATTTAATATCACAGCTAAAAAAAGAGAAAATTTACATGATAGTTTTTGAGCACAACAGTGACTTTAAATTTAGCGATGAAATTTCTACATATAAGCTTGTAAAATTTAAAAAATTTGGAGTTACTTCGCTCTCTTACTTCCAATAA
- a CDS encoding ornithine carbamoyltransferase produces MKISFECECILLQKTLLLFCGNLAAHHKDCDFVVSDREIVTKKPLFIIGKNAHLSHPFTKTTLLDTLEEFYSAMQISKVNELNEAKNEKSLEEKISLLIDKFKADLLEILRANQ; encoded by the coding sequence TTTCATTTGAGTGCGAGTGTATTTTACTTCAAAAGACACTGCTGCTTTTTTGTGGAAATTTGGCTGCTCATCATAAGGATTGTGATTTTGTAGTGAGTGACCGCGAGATCGTGACAAAAAAACCGCTATTTATAATAGGTAAAAATGCTCATCTTTCTCATCCTTTTACTAAAACGACACTCCTTGATACGCTTGAAGAATTTTACTCAGCTATGCAAATTTCAAAAGTAAATGAGCTAAATGAAGCTAAAAATGAAAAGAGCTTAGAAGAGAAAATCTCACTTTTGATAGATAAATTTAAAGCCGATTTGCTTGAAATTTTAAGGGCAAATCAGTGA